CAGCAAGCTGCCTGGCACCGTATTTTGGTGTAAAGCCCTTCATGGCAATAGCTTGTTTGGCTTCGGCAGTTACAACCAGATCAACCCCTTGCTTATCGAGCAGCTGAATGAGTTGTTGCAGTTGAATATCAAAGATCTTAACAATATGATCTGTAGATATTGGCGCGAAGGGCACAATTTCAGCAATACGTGCCAAAAACTCTGGCCTAAAATGGGCGGTCATGATTTCCATCAGCTGATTATGCGTTGGAAAGCCCTTACCTGCATCGATTTGTCCAGCAATCCACTCACTCCCAATGTTAGAGGTAAATAAAATCAGGGAATTGCTAAAATCACCAGCTTTTCCTAATCGGTCGTGCATCATGCCTTCGTCCAGGATCTGTAAGAATGTATCAAACACCGAAGGATGTGCTTTTTCGATTTCGTCAAAAAGTAAAACTGAATAAGGCTGCTGTCTGATTTTGTTGACCAGTAGTCCACCCTCCTCATATCCCACATATCCCGGCGGAGCTCCATAGAGCAATGCTGCACTATGTTCCTCCTTAAATTCCGACATATCAAAGCGGATCATTGCTTTCTCATCATTGAACAGAAACTCCGCTATGGATTTTGCTAGTTCCGTTTTCCCTGTACCTGTAGGGCCCAAAAGAAAGAAAGAGCCAATGGGCTGGCCTTTTTTATTCAAACCACTTCTCGACTCCAGTATGGCCTCCGACACTGCTTTGATCGCCTGATCTTGTCCTACCACACGCTTCTGCAGATAACTTTCAATCTGCAACAGCTTTTCTTTTTCTCCAGCCTGTAGTTTTCCCATCGGAATTCCAGTTTTATGCGCCATCACAGCAACAATATCCTGCTTGGTGAGTATATCGGACAACTGTTCAGCATGCATTTTCAACTGTGGTATGATGTGTACAAGAAAGTCAGCATAGTGTTGAGCAGATTCCAGGTCTTCATAACGTTCCTCTTCATTTAACATTCCCAAGAGAATGGGGCTCAACCTATTAAACAGCGCTTCAGTAAGCCACTTATATGCACCAAACTGCTCCCGCTCGCTCTTCTGTTGCAGTTCAGCTCTGAGATGCTGAAATTCGTCGTCTATCTGCTCAAGGATGCTGAGCGAACCACTTTGCGCAAGCTTTAGTGCCGCCATACTACGGTCCATAAGATCAAATGCCGAATCAGGCAGATGGCGATCCTTTAAGTATCTTTTTGCCAGCGACACTGTTACGGGAAGTGCGGCGCTGTCCACCTTCAATTCATGGTGCTGTTCATACCTATCCAATACCTTTTCAAGCATTTTAATAGCTTTCTCTTCCGTTGGCTCGGCAATTTGCAGCAATTCAAAACGTCTACTGAAGGCCTGTTCAGGCTCAATAATCTTTCGATACTCTTCTAGCGTGGTGGCACCAATTACGGTAATCTCACCACGGGCCAATTCAGGTTTCAGCAAATTTCCCGCGCCAGAACCAATGGGCCCCTTGCTATCCAAAAGCGTATGTATTTCATCAATAAATAAGATCGCCTTATCGAATCGCTTAATTTCTGCGATAATTTTCTTCAGCCGGTCTTCTATCTCACCTTTGTAACTTGCCCCTGCGATGAGAGCTCCGAGGTCAAGCTCAAAAAGTTGTGCTGCCTTGAGCTGTTCAGGCACATGTCCACTCACGATATCGATGGCAAAGCCGTCCACAAGCGCTGTTTTACCCACGCCTGCTTCGCCAGCAATAATTACGTTGGGTTTGTTGCGGCGGCAGAGGATTTCGAGCATCATGCGAATCTCCCGATCGCGACCTACTATCGGATCGGATTTTCCTTCACGCACGAGCTGCAGACGATCAATACAGTACTGATGCAAGGCATTATGCAAGCCGCTTGGCTCGCCGCTCTGGGTGCTACTGCTTTCAGCAGCACCCGATACCGCCTGTGACAGCTGATTTTGATCAATATAAAGATCATAGATCTCCTTTTCTTTGATCGGAAAAGATTTCAACTGATTGACGTCAAAAGCAATACCCGCTTTTGATATGGCAGTCAATACACATATCGGTGTGATAAGATCGAGTCCCAGTTTAATGCGTACCAGGTCGGCTTCGTCCAGCAGCCGCAGCACGGCTTCATTCCCTCTAATTTCCTCGGCAGGTGGCACGTTGCTGGATCGCTCCAGTTCGTCCATACGCACTTCGGCCCATTCGGAGATGTATTGGTCGTCTTTGTCAATCGATTGTACAAATTGTCTCAAGCCGACATCTTTGTGCATTAAAGCTTTTAACAGATGCGCTGGGCCGAACTGGTTTTGATGGTATTCTTCCGCCAAGGCCTGTGCAATATGAATTGCCAATTTTACAGATTCACTAAAATTACTAATCGTCATTAATTTGCCGTTTGAATGGTGTTCATATTAAAAAAGCTGCCACGTACCCGGTAATATTGCTCGCCGTTGGAGAAGAATTTACCTTGATTTTGAGCATAAGTGCGCGTCATGGCCATCACCTTCTGTAAATAGACGATATACTCTTCGAATGAAGGTAGCGACATCTCTTTCTTATTTTTTAATGCTTCCACTTTCATGTCGGTAAATGTATTGTGGAGCAACGGAATTCCCAACATGACGGAGAAGTACTTTCCTAATGTCCATTTGTCTACATCACGGGCAGAATACATCGGCCATTTTTTCTTATATTCGTCGATATAGTTATCATATAGCTTTTTACGGAAAGAATTGTCATCCTTCACTAAGTTATCTCCACTCATAACCGACAGCATACTGCTGAATTCGTTGAACTCGCCTGCGTTCAGGATCAAATCAAAATCGAGCCCTTTGGTAAGCTGATATTGTAAATCCGGACTGAATTTCAGGGTAGACGCAAATTTGAATGCATTGTGCGGCATCCCTTCACCCACATCCCGATTAAATTTTCCTCCTAATAATTTGGCCACGGTCGGATTAACATTCGCATTTTCAATACCTGTCAGTCTAAAAGCACTATCTAAGCTATGGATATGCGAGCGTATATCCTGCCGGGTTTCGTCCATAAAACGATAGAATGCTACATTGAAACTTTTATTATTTAATGCCGAACCCCTTGTAGGGAACACCACGCCACCCTGAATAAGGCTATTTTTCGGAAAATCAAGGTAGTAGGAAATCGAATCTGTCAAGTTAAAATCATAAGACTGATTACCGAAAGCTTCTCCACGTACCAATTGAAATTTTCGCCTTTCAGCCGCATAATAGGCTTCACTGGAGACCAGCTTTCGCGATTGAACAATAAAATCGTTAAATGTTGTCGGTGTGCTATTGTAAGCTTGTAAGATCACCATTCGACCCTCTACATCGGCTACACGGCGTGCTATTGAAGACAGTTGACTGTTGTTTGCACCACCCAAATTACCTGTAGCACCTACAATCACGAAAAGATTTGTTTGTTGCGCCACATCCTTAACCAAGTTGGTGGCCTGTGCGATACCCTCAAAAAGGGGCTGCTCCGCATTTCCACGATCACATTCACTGGTTATTTTGGATTGGTCACGTAAAAA
The genomic region above belongs to Sphingobacterium zeae and contains:
- a CDS encoding ATP-dependent Clp protease ATP-binding subunit; protein product: MTISNFSESVKLAIHIAQALAEEYHQNQFGPAHLLKALMHKDVGLRQFVQSIDKDDQYISEWAEVRMDELERSSNVPPAEEIRGNEAVLRLLDEADLVRIKLGLDLITPICVLTAISKAGIAFDVNQLKSFPIKEKEIYDLYIDQNQLSQAVSGAAESSSTQSGEPSGLHNALHQYCIDRLQLVREGKSDPIVGRDREIRMMLEILCRRNKPNVIIAGEAGVGKTALVDGFAIDIVSGHVPEQLKAAQLFELDLGALIAGASYKGEIEDRLKKIIAEIKRFDKAILFIDEIHTLLDSKGPIGSGAGNLLKPELARGEITVIGATTLEEYRKIIEPEQAFSRRFELLQIAEPTEEKAIKMLEKVLDRYEQHHELKVDSAALPVTVSLAKRYLKDRHLPDSAFDLMDRSMAALKLAQSGSLSILEQIDDEFQHLRAELQQKSEREQFGAYKWLTEALFNRLSPILLGMLNEEERYEDLESAQHYADFLVHIIPQLKMHAEQLSDILTKQDIVAVMAHKTGIPMGKLQAGEKEKLLQIESYLQKRVVGQDQAIKAVSEAILESRSGLNKKGQPIGSFFLLGPTGTGKTELAKSIAEFLFNDEKAMIRFDMSEFKEEHSAALLYGAPPGYVGYEEGGLLVNKIRQQPYSVLLFDEIEKAHPSVFDTFLQILDEGMMHDRLGKAGDFSNSLILFTSNIGSEWIAGQIDAGKGFPTHNQLMEIMTAHFRPEFLARIAEIVPFAPISTDHIVKIFDIQLQQLIQLLDKQGVDLVVTAEAKQAIAMKGFTPKYGARQLAAGIRNELRRPISKMLIAGELNKGDILTVGWDASQEILTWEIKQK